Genomic DNA from Flavobacterium sp. N502540:
GATTATTATAAAAAAGAACAATCGGATACTATTATACAGAAAGCAGACTTGTACTTTAATGACGAAAAAGAATTGATGAAAATGCTGTCAAAAAATTGGTTTTTCAATCTGTTTTTTAAACCTGTATATGGTTATTATCCTGAAAAAAAAGAAATCCAATATGTAGCCAAAGTGCCTTTCTTATCGAAGGGATTACTAGAATATGAAATAGCACAGACTCTACAAAATTTTTATACTAAAAGTGGTAAGTTGATAGTAACTCTTATAGGAAAAACAAAAGACCACAGAACTATTGATGAAGTTTTACAAAATAAAACAGTATTAGAAAAAGATCGACCTAATATTCAAACCATACAATCTCAGGGAAGCGTACAATATAAACTCAATAGTTCAGATAATAGTATATTTTCGGTAATAGGCACTTTTGAAACAAAGATGAGCAACGAAAAAATCAACAAAATTCAGATAGAAATATATCAACAATAAATTTTGTCTGAATCTAAAACATAAAAAATTATGGCAGAAAAACATGTAGTTGTTCATGGGGCTACTTGTGAGTGTAAGTTTAGTGAAGTTCCTCAAACGGATATTCTACAGGTAAAAACGCACTCCAAACATTATGGTAATGACAAAGACGGCTCTAAAAAACTCATTGCTACCACCAAAGAAATTGGGCAGACTCTCAAGTCAAATACTTTTGGTAAATGTAAAAAACAGCCCATGGGTTCTAGTTACAAGCCTTGTCAGGCTGTTATTTCAGAATGGAGTAATTTTTATAAGGAAGTTGTTCTCTCTAATCAAGGCCAGATACTGCTTGAAGACAGCAAAGCCACTTGTCCCATAGGTGGACCGGATTGCATAAGTATAAAAAACCACGGACAGGTTGCGGAACTAAGCAAACAAAATGTCAAAAACACCAGTCCTGAAGTTACAGCTGAGTTATTTCCGGGCTTTGATCTGGAGGATTCAGAAAATGATATTTTAAAAATACCGAATAATTTATAATACAAATTAGATGGAAAAGCAAGTACACATCATACCCAAAAAGGTAGAGGAAGGACAAAAATATGATTCCGGGCTAAACAGTTTAGTATTAAAAAAAGCCGGGCATTTTAATATAGCAATAAAAGAAATAGAGGATTTAAAGAAACAAAAGCCCAAAGCACCAAAGCCCATTACCGAATTATCGACTAAGGAATATAATAACTTAAACAAGACGGGAAAATGGAATTACAATGTTGATGTAAAGCAATATAATATTGATATTAAAAAATACGATGAAAAATTAAAGTTGTATAATGAACGTTTAAAAAAATTTGAAGATTTAAATTGGGGATGGCAATTAATACATACCGGATTGGATCCTAGTATAATTACACACAATATTGGTTTTAAAAAAGGGATTCATGATCGTATCTCATTTCCTGAATTATTAGAAGGAGGAGGTATTGCGTGGCTTGAAGCTTGGCACGAAAATGAAAAGCCAAAAGGAAAATCCCCCTTTGGATTGTATGTGCAGGCAGAA
This window encodes:
- a CDS encoding DUF4280 domain-containing protein, which produces MAEKHVVVHGATCECKFSEVPQTDILQVKTHSKHYGNDKDGSKKLIATTKEIGQTLKSNTFGKCKKQPMGSSYKPCQAVISEWSNFYKEVVLSNQGQILLEDSKATCPIGGPDCISIKNHGQVAELSKQNVKNTSPEVTAELFPGFDLEDSENDILKIPNNL